A genomic stretch from Coregonus clupeaformis isolate EN_2021a chromosome 23, ASM2061545v1, whole genome shotgun sequence includes:
- the creg2 gene encoding protein CREG2, producing the protein MKPYHLSLALFAATLCLCESYTLRNSWAVASNDAVSEEEAAPAVIVDNSGLWKQAYPPLVLQDGAEKPKESGKSKTEDAAPVSSASRVFSYRMEEMKAPASAPSPPPHQETARTARYMAHYSDWGHLATISTQDKIKGLPFGNIFSVSDGPKDNSTGVVYFYVTPMDNTVADLRSFPFASLTFSEAEGDFCRQQMYDPEDPRCARLTMTGKMVEVNPEEVEFAKEAMFSRHPVMKKWPVEHNWFFMKLELTQVWLQDWFGGVSLIPLEDYFKATPY; encoded by the exons ATGAAGCCATACCATCTTTCCCTGGCATTATTTGCCGCGACACTGTGCCTTTGTGAGAGCTACACTCTCAGGAACTCTTGGGCTGTCGCCTCCAACGACGCCGTGTCGGAGGAGGAGGCCGCCCCCGCTGTGATAGTGGACAACAGCGGCCTTTGGAAACAGGCATACCCGCCCTTGGTGTTACAAGATGGTGCGGAGAAGCCCAAAGAAAGCGGCAAATCGAAAACCGAGGATGCAGCGCCCGTGTCCTCTGCGTCCAGGGTGTTCTCCTATCGGATGGAGGAGATGAAAGCGCCCGCCAGTGCCCCCTCACCTCCCCCACACCAGGAGACGGCAAGGACCGCCAGATACATGGCCCACTACAGCGACTGGGGACATCTCGCCACCATCTCCACTCAAGACAAG ATAAAGGGCCTTCCTTTTGGGAATATCTTCTCGGTCAGTGATGGCCCGAAGGACAACAGTACAGGAGTCGTCTATTTCTACGTCACCCCGATGGACAACACTGTAGCAGACCTGAGAAGCTTCCCATTTGCCTCTCTCACtttctcagaggcagagggagactTCTGCAG GCAACAGATGTATGATCCTGAAGACCCACGCTGTGCCAGGCTGACTATGACAGGCAAGATGGTGGAGGTGAACCCAGAGGAGGTGGAGTTTGCCAAGGAGGCCATGTTCTCCAG ACACCCTGTGATGAAGAAATGGCCAGTGGAACACAACTGGTTCTTTATGAAGCTGGAGCTCACCCAGGTCTGGCTCCAGGATTGGTTTGGAGGGGTGTCACTCATCCCCCTGGAAGACTACTTCAAAGCCACACCCTACTGA